A region of Lycium barbarum isolate Lr01 chromosome 3, ASM1917538v2, whole genome shotgun sequence DNA encodes the following proteins:
- the LOC132631789 gene encoding pentatricopeptide repeat-containing protein At5g66520-like codes for MSTEADNIRKIPTGCKSLGLTVPSKILRLPNVIPTKIMEFQRLNLKNTLACLIENCKSMRELKQIHSHITTSPHLFITDRWFLISRLIFFCTVSQSGSLTYANTVFKLVPRKILFIYNAMIRAYASRIHDPTSSQPLILYKQMLFDAITPDSITFPFVLKHCANRIDGFVGPSVHAHVVKFGFHSDVFVQNSLISLYSQCGSVENARRVFDEMSNRDIVSWNSIIIGCLRKGELDMALELFRRMKKRNIITWNSIITGFVQGGRPKEALKFFYEMQVSDDGTVSPDKVTIASVISACASLGAVDQGKSVHDYLNRSGMECDMVIATALVDMYGKCGSVSRALDVFRAMKNKDVLAWTATISAFAINGNGIEAFELFLEMEAAGIRPNAVTFTALLSACAHSGLIEISRWCLRVMKHAYHIEPQVQHYACMVDILGRAGLFDEAEGLIRSMPMEPDVFVWGALLGGCQMHRNFQLGEKVAWYLINLEPLNHAFYVNLCDIYAKAGRFDHVKEVRALMKKKGIEKIVPACSTIEVDGVVYEFSVRGSPQVLMTEIKSVLASLSDEIGRRINMSIVLEADNFITKL; via the coding sequence ATGTCGACAGAAGCAGATAACATAAGAAAAATTCCAACAGGGTGCAAAAGCTTAGGATTAACTGTTCCAAGCAAGATTTTAAGGTTGCCAAATGTTATACCTACGAAAATAATGGAGTTCCAACGCTTAAATTTGAAGAACACACTGGCATGCCTGATTGAAAATTGCAAGAGCATGAGAGAGCTCAAGCAGATACATTCCCACATTACAACATCCCCTCACCTTTTCATCACTGACCGTTGGTTCTTAATCTCTCGCCTTATTTTCTTCTGCACTGTTTCTCAATCAGGCTCACTCACCTATGCTAACACCGTATTCAAACTCGTCCCTCGCAAAATTCTCTTCATTTACAACGCGATGATCAGAGCTTATGCTTCAAGAATCCATGACCCCACTTCATCTCAGCCCTTAATTTTGTACAAACAAATGCTCTTTGATGCTATTACACCTGACTCTATTACATTTCCCTTCGTGTTAAAACATTGCGCGAACAGAATTGATGGATTTGTCGGACCAAGTGTGCATGCCCATGTTGTTAAGTTTGGGTTTCATAGTGATGTTTTTGTGCAGAATTCTTTGATTAGTCTGTATTCGCAATGCGGGTCAGTGGAAAATGCAAGGAGGGTATTCGATGAAATGTCTAATCGGGATATTGTTTCGTGGAATTCTATAATAATTGGATGTTTGAGAAAAGGAGAGTTGGATATGGCCTTAGAGTTGTTTAGAAGGATGAAGAAAAGGAATATTATTACATGGAATTCGATTATCACGGGTTTCGTACAAGGAGGTAGGCCAAAGGAAGCTTTAAAATTCTTCTACGAAATGCAAGTTTCTGATGATGGTACGGTTAGTCCAGATAAAGTGACAATTGCTAGCGTTATCTCGGCTTGTGCTTCTCTTGGAGCGGTGGATCAAGGAAAGTCGGTACATGATTACTTGAATAGAAGCGGAATGGAGTGTGACATGGTGATTGCAACAGCACTAGTCGATATGTATGGCAAATGTGGGAGTGTTTCTAGAGCCCTTGATGTTTTCAGGGCAATGAAAAATAAGGATGTTTTGGCATGGACGGCCACGATTTCTGCGTTTGCAATTAACGGAAATGGCATAGAAGCTTTCGAGCTTTTCTTGGAAATGGAAGCGGCTGGAATTAGACCTAATGCTGTGACTTTTACGGCGTTGTTGTCTGCTTGTGCACATTCTGGCCTTATAGAGATAAGCCGCTGGTGTTTGCGTGTGATGAAGCATGCTTATCACATAGAGCCACAAGTCCAACATTATGCTTGTATGGTTGACATTCTTGGTCGAGCTGGTCTCTTTGATGAAGCAGAAGGGCTAATCAGAAGTATGCCGATGGAGCCAGATGTTTTCGTTTGGGGTGCACTACTCGGTGGCTGTCAAATGCACCGGAATTTTCAGTTAGGAGAAAAAGTAGCCTGGTATTTGATTAATTTGGAGCCTCTAAACCATGCTTTTTATGTTAATCTTTGCGATATATATGCCAAAGCTGGAAGGTTTGATCATGTGAAGGAAGTTAGAGCCCTTATGAAGAAGAAAGGGATAGAGAAGATTGTTCCTGCCTGTAGCACTATTGAAGTTGATGGAGTTGTCTACGAATTTTCTGTAAGAGGATCGCCTCAAGTTTTGATGACGGAAATAAAGTCTGTTCTAGCTAGTTTGAGTGATGAGATAGGAAGGAGAATTAATATGAGCATCGTTCTCGAAGCTGATAATTTTATTACCAAGTTATAA
- the LOC132631788 gene encoding mitochondrial metalloendopeptidase OMA1 has product MGWYRRSKFGLDAFRTFASKFSLNNSIPRTNHCNSLTPNILAKLSTSGFSNSCFQYGIKQNQYTSPFLTGARRYYYVDRKQVHHFRPRGPQRWFQNPRNVVIVVLVGSGLVITVYMGNLETIPYTKRTHFVLLSKDIEKRLGESQFQQMKGTFKGKILPAIHPESVRVRLIATDIIEALQRGLRKEQVWTDLHYATNEMGSHESSSGHETLMALSDSNPEAKWNKEDEILDDSWVQQSRKKGQEKGKEPSTSHIEGLKWEVLVVNDPMVNAFCLPGGKIVVFTGLLEHFRTDAEIATIIGHEVGHAVARHAAEGVTKNLWFAIIQLVLYQFVMPDVVNTMSALFLRLPFSRRMEMEADYIGLLLMASAGYNPRVAPSVYEKLGKISGESALRDYLSTHPSGKKRAQLLAQAKVMDEALTIYREVQAGKGIEGFL; this is encoded by the exons ATGGGCTGGTACAGAAGATCAAAATTTGGTCTTGATGCGTTTCGAACTTTCGCATCAAAGTTTTCCCTCAACAATTCAATTCCAAGAACCAACCACTGCAATTCTTTGACACCAAACATTCTAGCCAAACTTAGTACAAGTGGGTTTTCCAATTCGTGTTTTCAATATGGCATCAAGCAAAATCAGTATACTAGCCCTTTCTTAACTGGGGCTAGAAGATATTACTATGTTGATCGAAAACAAGTTCATCATTTTCGTCCAAGAGGTCCTCAAAGATGGTTTCAGAATCCAAgaaatgttgttattgttgtcttGGTTGGTTCAGGATTAGTAATAACTGTTTATATGGGTAATTTAGAGACTATACCTTATACTAAAAGAACCCATTTTGTGCTTTTGTCTAAAGATATTGAGAAAAGGCTAGGTGAGTCTCAGTTTCAACAGATGAAAGGGACATTTAAAGGGAAAATATTGCCAGCTATACACCCGGAAAGTGTTAGGGTGAGACTAATAGCTACAGATATAATTGAAGCTTTACAAAGAGGATTGAGGAAAGAGCAAGTATGGACTGATCTTCACTATGCAACAAATGAAATGGGATCTCATGAGAGTAGTAGTGGACATGAGACTTTGATGGCATTAAGTGATAGTAACCCCGAGGCGAAATGGAATAAAGAGGATGAGATTTTAGATGACAGTTGGGTTCAGCAAAGTAGAAAGAAGGGACAAGAAAAGGGGAAAGAGCCTAGTACCTCGCATATTGAGGGATTGAAGTGGGAGGTTTTGGTTGTAAATGATCCTATGGTAAATGCCTTCTGTTTGCCTGGTGGGAAGATTGTAGTTTTCACAGGGTTGCTCGAACATTTTAGGACCGATGCTGAAATTGCAACCATAATTGGACATGAG GTTGGGCATGCTGTGGCTCGCCATGCTGCTGAGGGAGTTACAAAGAACTTGTGGTTTGCGATCATTCAATTGGTTCTTTATCAATTTGTTATGCCTGATGTTGTTAACACCATGTCAGCCCTGTTCCTAAGGCTTCCATTCTCACGCAG GATGGAGATGGAAGCAGATTACATAGGGTTGCTTTTGATGGCTTCTGCTGGATATAACCCTCGAGTAGCTCCTTCAGTCTATGAGAAGCTGGGCAAAATATCTGGGGAATCAGCATTGAGAGATTATCTGTCTACTCATCCTTCTGGGAAGAAGAGAGCGCAGTTGTTGGCTCAGGCTAAAGTAATGGACGAAGCCCTTACGATATATAGGGAAGTGCAGGCAGGAAAGGGGATTGAGGGTTTCCTATAG